The genomic stretch TCGAGGAGGCGAACTCGGGCAGGAGTTTTTCCCGATGGATGCCGAGAAACCTCTCGATGAATTTACGGTGGAGTTGGGAGCGATTGACCGCATTGGCCATGCCGAAGCTCGCCCGCGCCATCGTTCCCGCGAGATCGGGATTCGATAGTAGACGGTCTCTCAGCGAAGGCCGCTCGTCACGGCGCTTCTGCGCCCGGTAGCGATGCACGAGACGAGGGAAGTCGAGCCTAAACTCGTGGCCGTCCCGCTCGGTGTAGGGACATTGGACTTCGCAGAGCTTGCACTGAAAGCACGCGCCCATCACGCGGTCGGTCTCGCTGGCGTCGAGCTTGCGAACGTCGCCGTCGTGCTGGTTGTCGATCAGGTCGAAGAGTGTCGGGAAGCTGTCGCAGTATTTGAAACACATGCGACATCCGTGACAGATCTCGAACGTCCGCTCGACCTCTTTCGCGAGAGCGCTCGCGTCCCAGTATTTGGGTTCGTCAGGGTCGTAGCTCAGCCCGTCGGTAGGCTGGTAGGAGATGGTTGTCTTGGCTTCGGTCACTTCGCGAGTCGGCTCTCGGGGCGGACGCGACGCGCCCGCCCCATTGCGAGATAAATAGCCTCAGTCGAGTGAGTCGAGGAACTTCTGGAAGCGGCCGGCGTGTGATTTTTCAGCCTTGGCCAACGTTTCGAACCAGTTGGCGATCTCGGCGAAACCCTCTTCGCGGGCCGTCTTGGCCATGCCGGGGTACATGTCGGTGTACTCGTAGGTCTCGCCGGCAACCGCCGCCTTGAGATTGTCAGCGGTGTCTCCAATCGGAAGATTGGTGGCGGGATCGCCCACCTGTTTCAAATAGTCGAGGTGGCCGTGCGCATGACCGGTTTCACCTTCCGCGGTCTCGCGAAAATTGCTGGCGATCTCCGGGTAGCCCTCGACATCGGCGACTTTCGCGAAATAGAGGTAGCGGCGGTTCGCCTGAGACTCGCCGGCGAAGGCCTCTTTGAGATTCACGTGCGTCTTGGTTCCTTTCAGCTGCGCCATTTTCTGCGTTCTCCTCCTTCAGCATGTCCGGCATCCAGAGCAGATGCCGGAGAAATTGATGGTGTAATCCTCGATCAAGAATCCGTCGGCGAGCGTCGGAAGAGCGACATCGGGCACCGCCTCGGCTCGGAGGTCGAAGAGCTCCCCGCATCGCTCGCAGATCAGATGATGATGTCGTTCTCGAATCGGATCGAACCGAGCCACGGCGCCGGGGTGGAGTACCTTCTGGATCGCGCCCACTTTCACGAAGGTGTCGAGTACGCGGTACACCGTCGTCCTGGAGATTTCGGGAAGGCGGTCGCGCACGCTGTCATAGATCTGGTCGGCGGTAGGATGATCCTTGCGTCGAACGAGCTCATCGAGAATGACCCTTCTTTGGACGGTCATCGCGAGGCCCCGCTCCCGGCAGAGCGCAAGATACCGGTCTGTTGAATTTTCGCCTGTGGCGCTCATTAAACGATATACTATTCTAAACGGTATCAATTATCAAACGGTTTATAAGCTACAGATAATAAGAGTTTTTTGTCTAGATCAGATGAGCGACAGTTCTCTTCAGAAACTAACAGGAAAGCTCACCATGCTCCTGAAGGTGGGTGAGGGGAGCCAGTCGAGCTCGCCCACGAGATTGTACTCGGGGACGTTGCGCAGAAGCTCCTCGGCCATCACCCGGGTCAAGAGGCGTCCGAAGCCGGCTCCGATGCAGTAGTGCTTCCCGTGTCCGAAGCCGAGATGGTCGGTGGGCCTTCGGTCGATGTCGTAGCGATCCGCCTCGTGGAACTTCCTTTCGTCTCGGTTGGCCGAGCCGAAGACGACCATTACCTTGTCGCCCGCTCGAAGGCGCCGGCCGTGAATCTCGAAGTCCCGTGTGAGTGTGCGGCTAAAACGTTGAGCCGACGTGTTGTAGCGCAGGGACTCCTCGATGGCGTCGCCCATCCGGGCTGGTTCGGCGATGACGCGCTGGCGCGCCTCGGCGAAGCACGTCAGGTTCAACGCGAGGTTGCCGAAGAAGCTCACGGTGGACTCGACGCCAGCGGCAAGGAGCGTTCGTGACGTCATGAGGATTTCTCGCTCGGTAAGTGCTTCGCCGTCGACCCGAGCCTGGATGAGCCCGGAGATGAGATCGCCGGTGGGAGAGCTCTTTCGCTCGGCAATCACCGCTTCGGTCAGCGCCGTGAGCTGCCTGCGAGCTTCGTCGGCGTGCGGAGGGCTCTTGCGCGTGACCGGATCGCGTCTCAACGAGTCGCTCACCCAGCGCTTGAGCTGAGAGAGGTTGTCGGCGGGAAGACCGAGAAGCCGCGCCAAGATTCCCGTCGTTACCGGGGTCGCGAGCTCGTTCACGAGGTCGAGCTCGCCTCGCGCCTTCGCTTCCTCGAGAATCACCCGCGCTTGTTCCCGGGCCGGCTGCTCCATCTTCTGGATGTTCGAGTGAAGAAAGGCGCTCTGGACGAGCTTTCGCAGCTGATCGTGGCGCGGTGGATCGGTCGTGCCCAGGGTCGCACCCGCCCGAAGAGGTGAGTCGTCGATGATGTTGCCCTGCGCGGAGGAAAAGGTGTCGGTATCCAGGACGGCGTGCACGACGTCGGCGTAGCGTGAGAGAACCCAGCAGTCTCCGGGCTCGCTGAAGTAGGCGGG from Vicinamibacteria bacterium encodes the following:
- a CDS encoding heterodisulfide reductase-related iron-sulfur binding cluster, whose amino-acid sequence is MTEAKTTISYQPTDGLSYDPDEPKYWDASALAKEVERTFEICHGCRMCFKYCDSFPTLFDLIDNQHDGDVRKLDASETDRVMGACFQCKLCEVQCPYTERDGHEFRLDFPRLVHRYRAQKRRDERPSLRDRLLSNPDLAGTMARASFGMANAVNRSQLHRKFIERFLGIHREKLLPEFASSTFERWAASQGRLRRGPGDPPPEAVLFQTCYVQNHEPQIGRDTLEVLDRNVVSTACIAGLQCCGMPAWETGDLESTRSQARHNLKLLKPFVDVGARVLAINPTCAMMMRREYPDLVASEDRDVARRVADAVQDPSEYLWSIRKEERFDTGFKSSPGPRVAYHAP
- a CDS encoding rubrerythrin family protein, with the protein product MAQLKGTKTHVNLKEAFAGESQANRRYLYFAKVADVEGYPEIASNFRETAEGETGHAHGHLDYLKQVGDPATNLPIGDTADNLKAAVAGETYEYTDMYPGMAKTAREEGFAEIANWFETLAKAEKSHAGRFQKFLDSLD
- a CDS encoding Fur family transcriptional regulator, coding for MSATGENSTDRYLALCRERGLAMTVQRRVILDELVRRKDHPTADQIYDSVRDRLPEISRTTVYRVLDTFVKVGAIQKVLHPGAVARFDPIRERHHHLICERCGELFDLRAEAVPDVALPTLADGFLIEDYTINFSGICSGCRTC
- a CDS encoding cytochrome P450, whose protein sequence is MASSFVFDPYGPRVHSDPFPLYKVLRDEHPAYFSEPGDCWVLSRYADVVHAVLDTDTFSSAQGNIIDDSPLRAGATLGTTDPPRHDQLRKLVQSAFLHSNIQKMEQPAREQARVILEEAKARGELDLVNELATPVTTGILARLLGLPADNLSQLKRWVSDSLRRDPVTRKSPPHADEARRQLTALTEAVIAERKSSPTGDLISGLIQARVDGEALTEREILMTSRTLLAAGVESTVSFFGNLALNLTCFAEARQRVIAEPARMGDAIEESLRYNTSAQRFSRTLTRDFEIHGRRLRAGDKVMVVFGSANRDERKFHEADRYDIDRRPTDHLGFGHGKHYCIGAGFGRLLTRVMAEELLRNVPEYNLVGELDWLPSPTFRSMVSFPVSF